Proteins from a genomic interval of Cardiocondyla obscurior isolate alpha-2009 linkage group LG21, Cobs3.1, whole genome shotgun sequence:
- the LOC139110586 gene encoding glutamate receptor 3-like isoform X1 has protein sequence MRSLFCSACPILLFVLLSVSADNFHIDVFVDVIMSIRKFYSAASVIFTHPGDKYGDYGDLQITHLVHTSTRLLNRRSVMTADFNFNMLWRTIKYKRQIVQPIFIVIIPNFEAYLEFVEVTKTYPMSFPVWFTLFLYTPSNDTHDHCREPIGNPLNLAFDTQMLVLCHNEGILQEWYSVKGETVKIFDLAEWDNEQTRFVLLTNLSLYDRRNDMEGIVLRGVTVKDSPVATKFAGNYVATMYGKVLEELTYSLNFTLNIVSKMDDHGLWDYETRTWTGVMGEIVSGHADFAVADMSMTSFRVRHVDFTLPLIISKISLYIKEPAVCGVKWLGYFQTFNLCTWATIITLIALAPLLLSFMKTYRESRNTVDVISETFICIWGIFCQQALIEFPKKTSLRVAYLTIFLTAVLVTAHYSAALVCFLTACTRVLPFQTMDEFIDAGSHKLIVPRGSADYDVLSFQAKYESSTKVYSVKLMELMKDERELPSDLIDGFVQVCTEKKVAFMVLSALKKSVELKIPCKLSSISTERIDNLGMILTKGSPYTAVINYHLQKFLDNGIMTRLRDTRFLPKAAEEKTYMPVRLVNVVPILSILCGGIIISTTVLVIEKIHYRSKKRKFQSIAYPSKKLLIKKYNN, from the exons ATGAGATCACTGTTTTGCTCGGCGTGCCCCATACTGCTTTTCGTCCTTCTTAGCGTTTCGGCAGATAATTTTCACATTGACGTTTTTGTGGACGTGATAATGAGCATTCGAAAATTTTACTCCGCAGCATCAGTTATATTCACCCATCCTGGAGACAAATACGGAGATTACGGTG ATTTACAGATCACTCATTTGGTACATACGAGCACTCGTTTGCTAAACCGGCGATCTGTAATGACTGCGGACTTTAACTTCAACATGCTATGGAGAACTATTAAATATAAGCGTCAGATAGTTCAACCCATCTTCATCGTTATTATACCTAATTTTGAGGCGTATCTGGAGTTTGTGGAGGTCACCAAGACCTATCCTATGTCTTTTCCGGTATGGTTCACGCTGTTTCTATACACTCCCAGCAATGATACTCACGATCATTGCCGCGAGCCGATCGGCAATCCCTTGAATCTGGCGTTCGACACGCAAATGCTAGTATTGTGCCACAATGAAGGAATCCTGCAAGAATGGTACTCCGTTAAGGGTGAGACTGTAAAAATCTTCGATCTGGCAGAATGGGACAACGAACAGACCAGATTCGTTCTCCTGACGAATCTATCCTTGTACGATCGGAGAAATGACATGGAAGGGATCGTTCTACGTGGAGTCACAGTCAAG GATTCGCCTGTGGCGACTAAGTTTGCAGGGAATTACGTAGCTACTATGTATGGAAAAGTTTTGGAAGAACTCACGTATTCCCTGAACTTCACCTTAAATATCGTCTCGAAAATGGATGATCACGGCCTGTGGGATTATGAGACTCGGACATGGACTGGAGTGATGGGCGAGATTGTATCGGGTCACGCAGATTTCGCTGTCGCTGATATGTCGATGACGAGCTTTCGAGTGCGCCACGTCGATTTCACGCTGCCCTTGATCATATCTAAAATCAGCCTGTACATAAAGGAGCCGGCAGTATGTGGCGTCAAGTGGCTCGGCTATTTTCAG ACATTCAATTTATGCACGTGGGCCACGATTATCACGTTGATAGCGCTCGCACCGCTTCTTTTGTCCTTCATGAAGACATATCGTGAATCCCGAAATACTGTGGATGTAATCTCTGAGACCTTCATCTGCATTTGGGGTATCTTTTGCCAACAGGCGCTTATAG AGTTTCCGAAAAAGACGTCGCTGCGCGTTGCATACCTAACGATATTCCTGACGGCGGTGCTGGTAACGGCGCATTATTCGGCGGCGTTAGTCTGCTTCCTGACGGCTTGCACTCGCGTCTTGCCCTTTCAGACGATGGACGAGTTCATCGACGCCGGCAGCCATAAATTAATCGTTCCACGCGGCAGTGCGGACTACGACGTGCTCTCC TTTCAGGCGAAGTACGAGTCGTCGACGAAGGTTTACTCGGTTAAATTAATGGAATTAATGAAGGACGAGCGGGAACTGCCGTCGGATCTAATCGACGGCTTCGTACAG GTTTGTACGGAGAAAAAGGTCGCCTTCATGGTGCTGAGTGCTCTGAAGAAAAGCGTGGAGCTGAAGATACCCTGTAAATTATCGAGCATCTCCACGGAAAGGATAGACAACTTGGGAATGATTTTAACCAAAGGCAGTCCGTACACAGCCGTGATAAATTATCA CTTGCAGAAATTTTTGGACAACGGCATAATGACACGTCTGAGGGACACGAGATTCTTACCGAAGGCAGCGGAAGAGAAGACCTACATGCCGGTCCGCTTGGTTAACGTCGTACCAATTTTGTCAATTCTTTGCGGAGGTATCATTATAAGCACCACGGTTCTGGTCATAGAAAAAATTCACTATCGGtctaaaaagagaaaatttcaATCGATAGCTTATCCTTCGAAAAAGTTGTTGATCAAAAAGTACAATAATTAA
- the LOC139110586 gene encoding glutamate receptor 3-like isoform X4: MTADFNFNMLWRTIKYKRQIVQPIFIVIIPNFEAYLEFVEVTKTYPMSFPVWFTLFLYTPSNDTHDHCREPIGNPLNLAFDTQMLVLCHNEGILQEWYSVKGETVKIFDLAEWDNEQTRFVLLTNLSLYDRRNDMEGIVLRGVTVKDSPVATKFAGNYVATMYGKVLEELTYSLNFTLNIVSKMDDHGLWDYETRTWTGVMGEIVSGHADFAVADMSMTSFRVRHVDFTLPLIISKISLYIKEPAVCGVKWLGYFQTFNLCTWATIITLIALAPLLLSFMKTYRESRNTVDVISETFICIWGIFCQQALIEFPKKTSLRVAYLTIFLTAVLVTAHYSAALVCFLTACTRVLPFQTMDEFIDAGSHKLIVPRGSADYDVLSFQAKYESSTKVYSVKLMELMKDERELPSDLIDGFVQVCTEKKVAFMVLSALKKSVELKIPCKLSSISTERIDNLGMILTKGSPYTAVINYHLQKFLDNGIMTRLRDTRFLPKAAEEKTYMPVRLVNVVPILSILCGGIIISTTVLVIEKIHYRSKKRKFQSIAYPSKKLLIKKYNN; the protein is encoded by the exons ATGACTGCGGACTTTAACTTCAACATGCTATGGAGAACTATTAAATATAAGCGTCAGATAGTTCAACCCATCTTCATCGTTATTATACCTAATTTTGAGGCGTATCTGGAGTTTGTGGAGGTCACCAAGACCTATCCTATGTCTTTTCCGGTATGGTTCACGCTGTTTCTATACACTCCCAGCAATGATACTCACGATCATTGCCGCGAGCCGATCGGCAATCCCTTGAATCTGGCGTTCGACACGCAAATGCTAGTATTGTGCCACAATGAAGGAATCCTGCAAGAATGGTACTCCGTTAAGGGTGAGACTGTAAAAATCTTCGATCTGGCAGAATGGGACAACGAACAGACCAGATTCGTTCTCCTGACGAATCTATCCTTGTACGATCGGAGAAATGACATGGAAGGGATCGTTCTACGTGGAGTCACAGTCAAG GATTCGCCTGTGGCGACTAAGTTTGCAGGGAATTACGTAGCTACTATGTATGGAAAAGTTTTGGAAGAACTCACGTATTCCCTGAACTTCACCTTAAATATCGTCTCGAAAATGGATGATCACGGCCTGTGGGATTATGAGACTCGGACATGGACTGGAGTGATGGGCGAGATTGTATCGGGTCACGCAGATTTCGCTGTCGCTGATATGTCGATGACGAGCTTTCGAGTGCGCCACGTCGATTTCACGCTGCCCTTGATCATATCTAAAATCAGCCTGTACATAAAGGAGCCGGCAGTATGTGGCGTCAAGTGGCTCGGCTATTTTCAG ACATTCAATTTATGCACGTGGGCCACGATTATCACGTTGATAGCGCTCGCACCGCTTCTTTTGTCCTTCATGAAGACATATCGTGAATCCCGAAATACTGTGGATGTAATCTCTGAGACCTTCATCTGCATTTGGGGTATCTTTTGCCAACAGGCGCTTATAG AGTTTCCGAAAAAGACGTCGCTGCGCGTTGCATACCTAACGATATTCCTGACGGCGGTGCTGGTAACGGCGCATTATTCGGCGGCGTTAGTCTGCTTCCTGACGGCTTGCACTCGCGTCTTGCCCTTTCAGACGATGGACGAGTTCATCGACGCCGGCAGCCATAAATTAATCGTTCCACGCGGCAGTGCGGACTACGACGTGCTCTCC TTTCAGGCGAAGTACGAGTCGTCGACGAAGGTTTACTCGGTTAAATTAATGGAATTAATGAAGGACGAGCGGGAACTGCCGTCGGATCTAATCGACGGCTTCGTACAG GTTTGTACGGAGAAAAAGGTCGCCTTCATGGTGCTGAGTGCTCTGAAGAAAAGCGTGGAGCTGAAGATACCCTGTAAATTATCGAGCATCTCCACGGAAAGGATAGACAACTTGGGAATGATTTTAACCAAAGGCAGTCCGTACACAGCCGTGATAAATTATCA CTTGCAGAAATTTTTGGACAACGGCATAATGACACGTCTGAGGGACACGAGATTCTTACCGAAGGCAGCGGAAGAGAAGACCTACATGCCGGTCCGCTTGGTTAACGTCGTACCAATTTTGTCAATTCTTTGCGGAGGTATCATTATAAGCACCACGGTTCTGGTCATAGAAAAAATTCACTATCGGtctaaaaagagaaaatttcaATCGATAGCTTATCCTTCGAAAAAGTTGTTGATCAAAAAGTACAATAATTAA
- the LOC139110586 gene encoding glutamate receptor 3-like isoform X2, producing the protein MRSLFCSACPILLFVLLSVSADNFHIDVFVDVIMSIRKFYSAASVIFTHPGDKYGDYGDLQITHLVHTSTRLLNRRSVMTADFNFNMLWRTIKYKRQIVQPIFIVIIPNFEAYLEFVEVTKTYPMSFPVWFTLFLYTPSNDTHDHCREPIGNPLNLAFDTQMLVLCHNEGILQEWYSVKGETVKIFDLAEWDNEQTRFVLLTNLSLYDRRNDMEGIVLRGVTVKFAGNYVATMYGKVLEELTYSLNFTLNIVSKMDDHGLWDYETRTWTGVMGEIVSGHADFAVADMSMTSFRVRHVDFTLPLIISKISLYIKEPAVCGVKWLGYFQTFNLCTWATIITLIALAPLLLSFMKTYRESRNTVDVISETFICIWGIFCQQALIEFPKKTSLRVAYLTIFLTAVLVTAHYSAALVCFLTACTRVLPFQTMDEFIDAGSHKLIVPRGSADYDVLSFQAKYESSTKVYSVKLMELMKDERELPSDLIDGFVQVCTEKKVAFMVLSALKKSVELKIPCKLSSISTERIDNLGMILTKGSPYTAVINYHLQKFLDNGIMTRLRDTRFLPKAAEEKTYMPVRLVNVVPILSILCGGIIISTTVLVIEKIHYRSKKRKFQSIAYPSKKLLIKKYNN; encoded by the exons ATGAGATCACTGTTTTGCTCGGCGTGCCCCATACTGCTTTTCGTCCTTCTTAGCGTTTCGGCAGATAATTTTCACATTGACGTTTTTGTGGACGTGATAATGAGCATTCGAAAATTTTACTCCGCAGCATCAGTTATATTCACCCATCCTGGAGACAAATACGGAGATTACGGTG ATTTACAGATCACTCATTTGGTACATACGAGCACTCGTTTGCTAAACCGGCGATCTGTAATGACTGCGGACTTTAACTTCAACATGCTATGGAGAACTATTAAATATAAGCGTCAGATAGTTCAACCCATCTTCATCGTTATTATACCTAATTTTGAGGCGTATCTGGAGTTTGTGGAGGTCACCAAGACCTATCCTATGTCTTTTCCGGTATGGTTCACGCTGTTTCTATACACTCCCAGCAATGATACTCACGATCATTGCCGCGAGCCGATCGGCAATCCCTTGAATCTGGCGTTCGACACGCAAATGCTAGTATTGTGCCACAATGAAGGAATCCTGCAAGAATGGTACTCCGTTAAGGGTGAGACTGTAAAAATCTTCGATCTGGCAGAATGGGACAACGAACAGACCAGATTCGTTCTCCTGACGAATCTATCCTTGTACGATCGGAGAAATGACATGGAAGGGATCGTTCTACGTGGAGTCACAGTCAAG TTTGCAGGGAATTACGTAGCTACTATGTATGGAAAAGTTTTGGAAGAACTCACGTATTCCCTGAACTTCACCTTAAATATCGTCTCGAAAATGGATGATCACGGCCTGTGGGATTATGAGACTCGGACATGGACTGGAGTGATGGGCGAGATTGTATCGGGTCACGCAGATTTCGCTGTCGCTGATATGTCGATGACGAGCTTTCGAGTGCGCCACGTCGATTTCACGCTGCCCTTGATCATATCTAAAATCAGCCTGTACATAAAGGAGCCGGCAGTATGTGGCGTCAAGTGGCTCGGCTATTTTCAG ACATTCAATTTATGCACGTGGGCCACGATTATCACGTTGATAGCGCTCGCACCGCTTCTTTTGTCCTTCATGAAGACATATCGTGAATCCCGAAATACTGTGGATGTAATCTCTGAGACCTTCATCTGCATTTGGGGTATCTTTTGCCAACAGGCGCTTATAG AGTTTCCGAAAAAGACGTCGCTGCGCGTTGCATACCTAACGATATTCCTGACGGCGGTGCTGGTAACGGCGCATTATTCGGCGGCGTTAGTCTGCTTCCTGACGGCTTGCACTCGCGTCTTGCCCTTTCAGACGATGGACGAGTTCATCGACGCCGGCAGCCATAAATTAATCGTTCCACGCGGCAGTGCGGACTACGACGTGCTCTCC TTTCAGGCGAAGTACGAGTCGTCGACGAAGGTTTACTCGGTTAAATTAATGGAATTAATGAAGGACGAGCGGGAACTGCCGTCGGATCTAATCGACGGCTTCGTACAG GTTTGTACGGAGAAAAAGGTCGCCTTCATGGTGCTGAGTGCTCTGAAGAAAAGCGTGGAGCTGAAGATACCCTGTAAATTATCGAGCATCTCCACGGAAAGGATAGACAACTTGGGAATGATTTTAACCAAAGGCAGTCCGTACACAGCCGTGATAAATTATCA CTTGCAGAAATTTTTGGACAACGGCATAATGACACGTCTGAGGGACACGAGATTCTTACCGAAGGCAGCGGAAGAGAAGACCTACATGCCGGTCCGCTTGGTTAACGTCGTACCAATTTTGTCAATTCTTTGCGGAGGTATCATTATAAGCACCACGGTTCTGGTCATAGAAAAAATTCACTATCGGtctaaaaagagaaaatttcaATCGATAGCTTATCCTTCGAAAAAGTTGTTGATCAAAAAGTACAATAATTAA
- the LOC139110520 gene encoding probable glutamate receptor has protein sequence MTVTITFARLASEYTSYRANITRPLFVVLLDTKESMSEFAEATKRIKPISFPIWLVVFLQRPGNPLEEHCRRPTANVFNVDFSTQMLVVCYARPILVEWYALRDNRTRTFDLALWTPNRGLLLRTRKSIYARRSNMHGDVVRVTSVKNSPLVSYRNGTLDGFFGQVLIELSKEMNFTIEILKPVEGFGSWSEENRKWIGSIGQLVANKADIGVSAFTMTTRRQKVIDFSVPLIRSRYRLFFKEPQTAYVQWTLYLKTFSYGIWISLMMIIITTSILLTFMKAKGYFSLRLLFDNYISVWGIYCQQGLPEFPKESPIRLVFLSLYISSIIILAVYSASLISYLALSTPRLPFSTLEGYVKDGTYKFIVMRNSAEYDVPSRAKDAILLKMYDLLEKKAFLPHRLSEGFKQMCEKSNLAFYTTEVFHQAINFQIKCNVVYIDTGRIDNLAMTLTKGNPYTSFINYHLRRFQLNGVMGKLKNKYLSKKLDFSGYMSYGVVDLSDITPSLTMVGASMIVALLVLIIEKGYYLYNNRSKNNKLAIKKFNYNLGVRNQLQKRNNQNLTININQKLYNTRPIGYWP, from the exons ATGACCGTAACCATAACTTTTGCGAGGCTGGCGAGTGAATACACCAGCTACCGGGCAAATATCACCCGGCCGTTGTTTGTCGTTCTCCTCGATACCAAGGAAAGCATGAGCGAATTTGCCGAAGCCACGAAGAGGATAAAACCCATTTCCTTTCCCATCTGGCTCGTCGTGTTTCTTCAGCGTCCTGGGAATCCCCTCGAGGAGCACTGCAGACGTCCTACCGCTAATGTATTCAACGTGGACTTCAGCACCCAGATGCTGGTAGTGTGCTACGCTCGCCCGATTCTTGTTGAGTGGTATGCTCTTCGCGATAATCGCACCAGAACGTTCGACCTGGCCTTATGGACCCCTAATAGAGGCCTGCTCTTGAGAACGCGAAAGAGTATCTACGCTAGAAGAAGCAACATGCACGGCGACGTTGTACGCGTCACATCCGTAAAA aaCTCGCCGCTGGTTTCTTATCGAAACGGCACGCTCGATGGATTTTTCGGCCAAGTGTTGATAGAGCTCAGCAAGGAGATGAACTTCACGATAGAGATTTTGAAACCGGTGGAGGGATTCGGTAGCTGGAGCGAAGAGAACAGAAAGTGGATAGGTTCGATCGGTCAATTGGTGGCCAACAAAGCAGACATCGGCGTGTCTGCGTTTACAATGACGACTCGTAGACAAAAAGTCATCGACTTCTCGGTACCATTGATACGCTCGCGGtatcgtcttttttttaaggagCCTCAGACTGCCTACGTGCAATGGACTTTGTACTTAAAG ACCTTCAGTTATGGTATCTGGATATCATtgatgatgataataataactaCCTCCATCCTGTTGACTTTTATGAAGGCAAAAGGATATTTTTCACTGAGATTgttatttgataattacatTAGTGTCTGGGGCATTTATTGCCAGCAGGGTTTACCAG AATTTCCAAAAGAGTCGCCGATAAGATTGGTTTTCCTCTCACTTTATATTTCGTCGATAATAATTCTGGCCGTCTATTCCGCCTCGTTGATTAGCTATCTAGCGCTCTCTACGCCCAGATTACCTTTTAGCACTCTGGAGGGTTACGTTAAGGATGGCACTTACAAGTTTATCGTTATGAGAAACAGCGCCGAGTACGACGTCCCCAGC CGTGCCAAGGATGctattctattaaaaatgtacgatTTGCTAGAGAAAAAAGCGTTTTTGCCGCATAGATTGTCAGAAGGATTTAAACAA ATGTGCGAGAAAAGTAACCTAGCGTTTTACACGACAGAGGTGTTCCATCAGGCTATAAACTTTCAAATAAAGTGCAATGTTGTATATATCGAtaccggaaggattgacaaTTTGGCGATGACTTTAACGAAGGGAAATCCTTACACTAGCTTCATAAATTATCA tttGCGGCGATTTCAGCTTAACGGCGTTATGGgcaaactaaaaaataaatatctgtcAAAGAAACTAGATTTTTCGGGATACATGTCTTACGGTGTTGTCGATTTAAGTGACATAACGCCGAGTTTAACAATGGTGGGAGCTAGTATGATCGTGGCATTACTTGTCCTAATAATTGAAAAAGGGTACTATTTGTATAACAATCGGTCTAAGAACAACAAATTAGCCATTAAGAAATTCAATTATAATCTTGGAGTAAGAAATCAACTGCAAAAGAGAAACAATCAAAATTtaactataaatataaatcaaaaacttTATAATACGAGACCGATTGGATATTGGCCATAA
- the LOC139110586 gene encoding glutamate receptor 3-like isoform X3 has translation MRSLFCSACPILLFVLLSVSADNFHIDVFVDVIMSIRKFYSAASVIFTHPGDKYGDYGDLQITHLVHTSTRLLNRRSVMTADFNFNMLWRTIKYKRQIVQPIFIVIIPNFEAYLEFVEVTKTYPMSFPVWFTLFLYTPSNDTHDHCREPIGNPLNLAFDTQMLVLCHNEGILQEWYSVKGETVKIFDLAEWDNEQTRFVLLTNLSLYDRRNDMEGIVLRGVTVKDSPVATKFAGNYVATMYGKVLEELTYSLNFTLNIVSKMDDHGLWDYETRTWTGVMGEIVSGHADFAVADMSMTSFRVRHVDFTLPLIISKISLYIKEPAVCGVKWLGYFQTFNLCTWATIITLIALAPLLLSFMKTYRESRNTVDVISETFICIWGIFCQQALIEFPKKTSLRVAYLTIFLTAVLVTAHYSAALVCFLTACTRVLPFQTMDEFIDAGSHKLIVPRGSADYDVLSFQAKYESSTKVYSVKLMELMKDERELPSDLIDGFVQVCTEKKVAFMVLSALKKSVELKIPCKLSSISTERIDNLGMILTKGSPYTAVINYHLQKFLDNGIMTRLRDTRFLPKAAEEKTYMPVRLVNVVPILSILCGAFILAFIFDLCRRK, from the exons ATGAGATCACTGTTTTGCTCGGCGTGCCCCATACTGCTTTTCGTCCTTCTTAGCGTTTCGGCAGATAATTTTCACATTGACGTTTTTGTGGACGTGATAATGAGCATTCGAAAATTTTACTCCGCAGCATCAGTTATATTCACCCATCCTGGAGACAAATACGGAGATTACGGTG ATTTACAGATCACTCATTTGGTACATACGAGCACTCGTTTGCTAAACCGGCGATCTGTAATGACTGCGGACTTTAACTTCAACATGCTATGGAGAACTATTAAATATAAGCGTCAGATAGTTCAACCCATCTTCATCGTTATTATACCTAATTTTGAGGCGTATCTGGAGTTTGTGGAGGTCACCAAGACCTATCCTATGTCTTTTCCGGTATGGTTCACGCTGTTTCTATACACTCCCAGCAATGATACTCACGATCATTGCCGCGAGCCGATCGGCAATCCCTTGAATCTGGCGTTCGACACGCAAATGCTAGTATTGTGCCACAATGAAGGAATCCTGCAAGAATGGTACTCCGTTAAGGGTGAGACTGTAAAAATCTTCGATCTGGCAGAATGGGACAACGAACAGACCAGATTCGTTCTCCTGACGAATCTATCCTTGTACGATCGGAGAAATGACATGGAAGGGATCGTTCTACGTGGAGTCACAGTCAAG GATTCGCCTGTGGCGACTAAGTTTGCAGGGAATTACGTAGCTACTATGTATGGAAAAGTTTTGGAAGAACTCACGTATTCCCTGAACTTCACCTTAAATATCGTCTCGAAAATGGATGATCACGGCCTGTGGGATTATGAGACTCGGACATGGACTGGAGTGATGGGCGAGATTGTATCGGGTCACGCAGATTTCGCTGTCGCTGATATGTCGATGACGAGCTTTCGAGTGCGCCACGTCGATTTCACGCTGCCCTTGATCATATCTAAAATCAGCCTGTACATAAAGGAGCCGGCAGTATGTGGCGTCAAGTGGCTCGGCTATTTTCAG ACATTCAATTTATGCACGTGGGCCACGATTATCACGTTGATAGCGCTCGCACCGCTTCTTTTGTCCTTCATGAAGACATATCGTGAATCCCGAAATACTGTGGATGTAATCTCTGAGACCTTCATCTGCATTTGGGGTATCTTTTGCCAACAGGCGCTTATAG AGTTTCCGAAAAAGACGTCGCTGCGCGTTGCATACCTAACGATATTCCTGACGGCGGTGCTGGTAACGGCGCATTATTCGGCGGCGTTAGTCTGCTTCCTGACGGCTTGCACTCGCGTCTTGCCCTTTCAGACGATGGACGAGTTCATCGACGCCGGCAGCCATAAATTAATCGTTCCACGCGGCAGTGCGGACTACGACGTGCTCTCC TTTCAGGCGAAGTACGAGTCGTCGACGAAGGTTTACTCGGTTAAATTAATGGAATTAATGAAGGACGAGCGGGAACTGCCGTCGGATCTAATCGACGGCTTCGTACAG GTTTGTACGGAGAAAAAGGTCGCCTTCATGGTGCTGAGTGCTCTGAAGAAAAGCGTGGAGCTGAAGATACCCTGTAAATTATCGAGCATCTCCACGGAAAGGATAGACAACTTGGGAATGATTTTAACCAAAGGCAGTCCGTACACAGCCGTGATAAATTATCA CTTGCAGAAATTTTTGGACAACGGCATAATGACACGTCTGAGGGACACGAGATTCTTACCGAAGGCAGCGGAAGAGAAGACCTACATGCCGGTCCGCTTGGTTAACGTCGTACCAATTTTGTCAATTCTTTGCGGAG CGTTTATTCTGGCTTTTATTTTTGATCTGTGCCGAAGAAAATGA